The sequence below is a genomic window from Salicibibacter cibarius.
TAATCCTGCGACAACAGCATTTTCCGGGACATCTTTTGTGACAACGGCGCCTGCTGCTACAACAGCGTTGTCCCCAATCGTCACACCGGGTAGGATTGATGCGCCTGATCCGATCCAGACATTGTCGCCTATGGTGACCGGAGAGGCGTAAGTTGTATTTCTTGTTTCGAGAGGCAATCCATGCGTAAGGGTGGATATGGTGACATTCATGCCGATTAAGGCACCGTCTCCAATGTGAATGCCACCTCGATCTTGGAATGAACACCCTGTGTTAAAAAACACGTTTTTTCCCATCGTGATATTTTTACCAAAGTCTGTATAAAATGGTGGGAAACACATGAAAGAAGAATCAACTTCATTACCGGTCAGTTCGCTAAAAATCTCTACGATTTCTTCTTTTGAATGATAGGAAGTATTTAATTCCATCGTGATTCTCTGGGCTTCGAAGCTACATTGCGTGAGTAGTCCATGGAGTTCCTTATCCTCTCCGGGAATAGGATTTCCTTCTTTACAAAAATCAATAAATTCGTCCATATTCATTCTGGAATACACCTTCCATTATTTATTATTCAATACAGGCTCACTTCACCACAAGGCTAATGGCTCGCTAACCGTTGGTTCCGGATAAACAGAATCTATTTTCGCCAAGTCCTCTTCGGTAAGCTGAATATCTGCCGCTTTCACATTATTTATAACGTGTTCCGTATTACTGGACTGTGGAATAGCAATCGTTTGCCCATTACGAATACACCATGCCAATAAAATTTGAAAAACATCAGCATTGTGCTTTTTCGAAATATCTTGTAACACTTGTTGTTTCATAAAATCAAACCGATCTTTCCTGCCTACAGGGGCATAGGCCATTATCGGGATGCTATTTTCTTTCATCAGAGGAACTAAATCGTAATCAATGCCACGATCTCCTAAATTATAGCGGACTTGATTCGTGGCACAGTGATGACCATTGGGCAGCTTCAATAAGTTCGTCATATCATTCACATCAAAATTCGAAACGCCCCAGGCTTTGATTTTCCCTTGCATTTTCGCTTGTTCCAGAGCTTCTACCGTTTCTTCAATTGGTATGCCGCTTTTCCAATGAAGTAAATAAAGATCTAGATAATCTGTTTTCAACCGTTTTAAGGCGTTATCTAAACTGATGGGGATTTGTTTTTTGAAGCATTATTAGGAAGAACTTTTGACACAAGGTAAAGATTTTCCCGTTCATAAGGTTCAATGGCATGACCGACTAATGTTTCAGCATTCCCGCTCCCATACATTTCCGCTGTGTCAATGAGTTCAACGCCATGATCAAGACCTGCTCTTATCGCTTTTACTTCTTGATCAAACTTATCTGCTTCGTCTCCCATATTCAAAGTACCTAAGCCTATGGGAAAAATTTCTCTCTCGGCTATTTTTACTTTTTTCAATAGCTTCACTCCTCGTTCAATGAGTTTATAACCTTTACAATAGGTGTTTCTCCACCATTCATATCAAAGGCTTTGCCGATGGTTTGGTCATGCTCAAGTACAGCAACGATGGCTGAAGCAACATCTTCACGAGGAATTTCCTCATGCTCAAGGGCAGCTGCCACTTTTATCTTTCCGGTCCCAGGTTCGTCGTTCAGGTGTCCGGGACGGATGATCGTATAATCCAAACCGCTATTCTCTAACCAAACGTTTGCGTAATACTTGGCGGCACTAAGGTTCGGATAACTACCCATCCATTCAGGGCGATTGTTGTCATGCCATCTGTGAACACTATTTCCACTAACATTGACGAAACGTTTTGCTCCGGCTTGTTCGGCAGCTTTCATCGACTTAACGGCTCCGTCCAAATCAATGAGCATGAATTTATCGACACCTTCATGGCCGCGTGCACCGGCTGTAAATACGACTGTATCCACACCCTTCGCTGCATTGGTTATCGTCTCAATGCTTCCTTCCAGATCGGCGAGCGCTGTTTCAACGCCTTGTTCCGCAAATTTTGCTTGTTGCTCTTCCTTACGAACCATGACGATGGGGTTATGCTTATCCGACTCTTGTAGTTTTCTCACAAGATGTTGGCCTATTCGTCCGTTCGCTCCTATGATTAGTACGTTCATGCTCATAACCTCCATTTCTTATGACCAATACGAAAACAACGGACCGCTTTCTCCAAACAATGGATCAGTGTCCGGTAAAGGTACTTTTTTGATATTCTCCAGTTTTTCAGGTCGTTCGTCTGCATAGCCGTAGCAAAAATCATAACTCTGCCCGTTAGGGTACGCGCCAATGACTTCAAAATCGTCACTGGCTTCAAGGCGCTTGTGGCCAAATCCGGCAGGAAGAATGACTGTATCGTCTTGTTGAATATTTACTTCGGCCCCTTGTTCTCCTCCCAGTTGAAGCAGCGCCGATCCGCTGGATACGACGAGAACTTCGTGTGAGTTACTGTGATAGTGATGATAAGGCGCAACACTGCCACGCCAAGCACCAAGCCAGTTGTTTTGTGCAAAAACATCTTTTGGGTCGTCCTCGGAAGTCATGACGTTTTTATATAACAGCAACGGATATGAGGGATGGTTAGGGATAGAGCCGTCATCATCATATTTCAATGGCTCTATTGCAATATCTTTAGACGGTTTCATTATTTTTCCTCCCTTCGCCTTGAGATTGTCCCCTCTCCTTTTAATGGGAGAGGGGACTCAATTTTACTTCTTTTTCACAGAATAGCGTATCCATAATGTATCGTGTTCCAATTCTTGAACAGATTTAAGTTGAAAAGATGTTTCTTCAATGCTGGAATACGGGTCTTTGGCGACGAAGAAACGATGGCCATCAGGATCAGCATTTGCGATAGGAGCTAGGATAACGCTGACTTCATCAACGAGTCCGTTTTGAACGATAGACCAATTAAGGGTTCCACCTCCCCCAACCATCATTCGCTTGATATGGAAGAGGTTATAGAACTTATCCAGCATGACGTCATAGTCAATTTGTTCTTTGCCGGCAATGATATAGGATATCTTTTTCTTTCTGAGAAAATCTTTATAGGCGTTTGACACTCGCTCCGTTAAGGCAACGACAATGTGAGAAGGGACACCGCCATAGCCAAACGTATTCTCCTCAAAGGCTAATTCTCCTCGTGTATCCATGGCTAAATAATACATCGGAGCATCGGGATCCGCCACATAATCCCCTTCGGGGACGGGGGCTGCATTTTCATCTAACTCCGGTCGCTTATAATGGGTGATGTTGTCTTCGGTGGTCGTCTTACCGTTCAGATAGCCTTGTATCTCAAATTGTTGTTTTTCAGGGTCCAGTGAAAGCTCTTGATATTGTCGACTCGCTTCTTCAAATGCTTGCAAATCCATAATATCCAGATTGCCATCGATGGACGTATGTGTGTGGATAATCACATAAGGTTTGTTCATTTTTGCTCCTCGCTTCGTGTAATTTTGAATGAAAATGTGGCTCTTGAATCAGTCATCTCCCCTATTACCAAGGCTGCGTCGTTGGTCCAATCGTAAATTCATTAACATTGGTATCTTCCGGCTGATCGATGGCAAGTGCGACAACATTGGCAACACGGTCTGGTCCAATTTCATATTGATTATACATAGCATTCGCATCTTTCGCTGTTTGTTCATCCGAGATTGTTTCAAGTAATTCCGATTTGATTGCAGCTGGATAAATGGTCGCTGTGCGAATATTCGTTCCTTCTTGAGCAGACTCCATACGCAGAACTTCCATCAAATCGCGCACGGCCCATTTTGTTGCACCGTAAACAGCGCCACCAGGATAAGCTTTAAGCCCAGCTACCGAAGAAGTGGTAATGACATGTCCGGATTTTTGCTCGATAAACGTTGGCAATATCGCAGCTATTCCGTTTAGAACGCCTTTGATGTTAACATCAACCATGCTGTTCCACTCATCGGTTTTCAATGCTGATAATGGTGAGTTGGGCATAAGCCCGGCATTTAAGAAAATAACATCAACCTTGCCAAACGTATCTTTTGCTGCGTTGACAAGCGCATCATTGTCTTCTGGGTTCACAACATCCATGACCTTGTAGGTGGCTTCCCCACCTTCGTTTTTAATTTTCTCGGCCAGAGCTTTTAAATTTTCTTCACGACGAGCGCCCAATACGACTTTCGCGCCTTTTGATGCTAATAATTTTGCGGTAGCCTCGCCAATTCCTGAGGAAGCACCTGTGATAATGACGACTTTGTCCTCGATTGCCATAAAAGCATTTCTCCTTTATCTATTGATAGGTAAACTCTACACCTTTGAGTCGACTCAAAGGCAAGGCTGATGCTCTATTTATAAAC
It includes:
- a CDS encoding DapH/DapD/GlmU-related protein: MNMDEFIDFCKEGNPIPGEDKELHGLLTQCSFEAQRITMELNTSYHSKEEIVEIFSELTGNEVDSSFMCFPPFYTDFGKNITMGKNVFFNTGCSFQDRGGIHIGDGALIGMNVTISTLTHGLPLETRNTTYASPVTIGDNVWIGSGASILPGVTIGDNAVVAAGAVVTKDVPENAVVAGLPAKVVKRIDD
- a CDS encoding dihydrofolate reductase family protein, which translates into the protein MNKPYVIIHTHTSIDGNLDIMDLQAFEEASRQYQELSLDPEKQQFEIQGYLNGKTTTEDNITHYKRPELDENAAPVPEGDYVADPDAPMYYLAMDTRGELAFEENTFGYGGVPSHIVVALTERVSNAYKDFLRKKKISYIIAGKEQIDYDVMLDKFYNLFHIKRMMVGGGGTLNWSIVQNGLVDEVSVILAPIANADPDGHRFFVAKDPYSSIEETSFQLKSVQELEHDTLWIRYSVKKK
- a CDS encoding aldo/keto reductase, translated to MKTDYLDLYLLHWKSGIPIEETVEALEQAKMQGKIKAWGVSNFDVNDMTNLLKLPNGHHCATNQVRYNLGDRGIDYDLVPLMKENSIPIMAYAPVGRKDRFDFMKQQVLQDISKKHNADVFQILLAWCIRNGQTIAIPQSSNTEHVINNVKAADIQLTEEDLAKIDSVYPEPTVSEPLALW
- a CDS encoding aldo/keto reductase; translated protein: MKKVKIAEREIFPIGLGTLNMGDEADKFDQEVKAIRAGLDHGVELIDTAEMYGSGNAETLVGHAIEPYERENLYLVSKVLPNNASKNKSPSV
- a CDS encoding SDR family oxidoreductase; the encoded protein is MAIEDKVVIITGASSGIGEATAKLLASKGAKVVLGARREENLKALAEKIKNEGGEATYKVMDVVNPEDNDALVNAAKDTFGKVDVIFLNAGLMPNSPLSALKTDEWNSMVDVNIKGVLNGIAAILPTFIEQKSGHVITTSSVAGLKAYPGGAVYGATKWAVRDLMEVLRMESAQEGTNIRTATIYPAAIKSELLETISDEQTAKDANAMYNQYEIGPDRVANVVALAIDQPEDTNVNEFTIGPTTQPW
- a CDS encoding SDR family oxidoreductase, which produces MNVLIIGANGRIGQHLVRKLQESDKHNPIVMVRKEEQQAKFAEQGVETALADLEGSIETITNAAKGVDTVVFTAGARGHEGVDKFMLIDLDGAVKSMKAAEQAGAKRFVNVSGNSVHRWHDNNRPEWMGSYPNLSAAKYYANVWLENSGLDYTIIRPGHLNDEPGTGKIKVAAALEHEEIPREDVASAIVAVLEHDQTIGKAFDMNGGETPIVKVINSLNEE